The following proteins are encoded in a genomic region of Chitinophagales bacterium:
- a CDS encoding STAS domain-containing protein: MKFSVDKQEKYIIYEFMEEKLTSANAPLLKSELVMAGTEGYQNIILDLSDVSFVDSSGLSAILIGNRICSEADGVFAICGLSDAVKSLISISQLDDVLNIFSTQHDALNAINEQA; encoded by the coding sequence ATGAAATTTAGCGTAGATAAGCAGGAAAAATATATTATATATGAATTTATGGAAGAAAAGTTAACTTCTGCAAATGCACCTTTGTTGAAATCGGAATTGGTGATGGCTGGAACCGAAGGTTATCAAAATATCATTTTAGATTTAAGTGATGTTTCATTTGTAGATTCTTCTGGATTGAGTGCTATATTAATTGGCAATAGAATTTGTAGCGAAGCCGATGGTGTTTTTGCTATTTGTGGTTTGAGTGATGCTGTAAAAAGTCTAATTTCTATTTCTCAGTTAGATGATGTTTTAAATATTTTTTCTACACAACACGATGCTCTGAATGCAATTAATGAGCAAGCTTAA
- a CDS encoding ribonuclease Z — MTFNVYILGSNSALPNHGRNPTAQAVQIDQNWYLIDCGEATQVRLIEYGIKWFKIKQIFISHLHGDHYYGLIGLLTTYQLLKRTDPLTIFAPPALEQIIQLQLAASNTTLNYKLSFVATQANTFEKIFEDNIIEVHSIPLNHKIDTTGFLFKQKQSLPNIDSEKIKAFNIDPKDFKQLKEGIDIVDIDGNTVLANEVTTTKHPLKSYAFCSDTCYDERIVPHIKDVDLLYHEATFLHDAKDRATETKHSTAIDAATIAQLANVKQLIIGHFSSRYIDLTVLEKEAKTVFENTQLAIEGKVFEV, encoded by the coding sequence TTGACTTTTAATGTCTATATATTAGGTAGCAATTCTGCACTTCCTAATCATGGAAGAAATCCAACGGCACAAGCAGTGCAAATAGACCAGAATTGGTATTTGATAGATTGTGGTGAAGCTACTCAAGTTCGATTAATTGAATATGGCATTAAATGGTTTAAAATAAAACAAATATTTATTTCTCATTTACATGGTGATCATTATTATGGTTTGATTGGATTATTAACTACTTATCAATTATTAAAAAGAACAGATCCGTTAACCATTTTTGCACCACCAGCATTAGAACAAATTATACAATTGCAGTTAGCAGCTTCTAATACTACACTTAATTATAAATTGAGCTTTGTTGCAACACAAGCCAATACCTTTGAAAAAATATTTGAAGATAATATTATTGAAGTCCATAGTATTCCGTTGAATCATAAAATTGATACTACTGGTTTTTTATTTAAACAAAAGCAAAGTTTACCTAATATAGATAGTGAAAAAATAAAAGCATTCAATATAGACCCAAAAGATTTTAAGCAATTAAAAGAAGGCATCGATATTGTAGATATAGATGGAAATACAGTTTTAGCAAATGAAGTTACTACTACAAAACATCCATTAAAATCGTATGCATTTTGTTCAGATACTTGTTATGATGAACGCATTGTACCACATATAAAAGATGTTGACTTATTGTACCACGAAGCTACTTTTTTACACGATGCAAAAGATAGGGCAACAGAAACTAAACATTCTACAGCAATAGACGCTGCTACTATTGCACAGTTAGCAAATGTAAAACAGTTAATTATTGGTCATTTTTCTTCGAGATATATTGATTTAACAGTATTAGAAAAAGAAGCCAAAACTGTTTTTGAAAACACACAATTAGCTATTGAAGGAAAGGTTTTTGAGGTCTGA
- a CDS encoding ATP-dependent Clp protease ATP-binding subunit encodes MDSKFSPKVKEVISFSKEEAIRLRHDQIGAEHLMLGLLREGGGLALKILTDLEVDLALLKRKIESTIADKVTSVPVNVTSLPLTRQAEKILKITLLEAKSFKQDTVGTEHLLLAILKNKDNLITQILGKWDINYEVFKSEVDYHYGVDSSTQQSSNIADDFQELFPKSSFEDADDDEKDKGFSGTGRTQKANPKSNTPVLDNFGRDITRLAEEGKLDPIVGRENEIERVSQILSRRKKNNPILIGEPGVGKTAIVEGLALRIIQRRVSRVLFNKRVVSLDLAALVAGTKYRGQFEERMKAIMTELEKSRDVILFIDEIHTIVGAGGATGSLDASNIFKPALARGELQCIGASTLDEYRQHIEKDGALDRRFQKVIVDPPSPEETVIILNNLKDKYEEYHNVSYSEAAINACVSLSTRYITDRFLPDKAIDLMDEVGARVHLKNIFVPENITKLEEEIEVVKEQKNQVVKTQKYEEAAELRDKEKTLKEQLEQAKHEWEEDAKTKRYPVDEENIAEVVAMVTGIPVSRVAETESKRLTHMADDLKKQVIGQDEAVAKITKAIQRNRVGLKDPKKPIGSFIFLGPTGVGKTELARTLARYMFDTEDALIRIDMSEYMEKFSISRLIGAPPGYIGYEEGGQLTEKVRRKPYSVILLDEIEKAHPDVYNILLQVLDDGQLTDGLGRKVDFKNSVIIMTSNIGVRQLKDFGTGVGFNTNAIKDNFDNISRGVIQKALQKTFSPEFLNRIDDVVVFNSLGKEQIHQIIDIVLSGVYKRLETLGYAIELTTAAKDFVAEKGYDPQFGARPLHRAIQKYVEDPLAEEILNANISEGDTIVVDTNADDKEKLSFSVKTKRKKANKE; translated from the coding sequence ATGGATTCAAAATTTTCACCAAAAGTAAAAGAAGTAATCTCTTTCAGTAAAGAGGAAGCTATCCGTTTAAGACACGATCAAATTGGTGCAGAGCATTTAATGTTGGGTTTGTTGAGAGAAGGTGGTGGTTTAGCACTTAAAATCTTAACCGATTTAGAAGTGGATTTGGCTTTACTGAAAAGAAAGATTGAAAGTACAATTGCTGACAAAGTTACTTCTGTTCCTGTAAATGTAACGAGTTTGCCTTTAACTAGACAAGCAGAAAAAATACTTAAAATTACTTTATTAGAAGCGAAAAGTTTTAAGCAAGATACTGTAGGAACAGAGCATTTATTGTTGGCAATCTTAAAGAATAAAGACAACTTAATTACTCAGATTTTAGGAAAATGGGATATTAACTACGAAGTCTTTAAATCAGAAGTAGATTATCACTATGGTGTTGATAGTTCTACACAACAGTCATCAAATATTGCAGATGATTTTCAAGAGCTGTTTCCTAAATCATCTTTTGAAGATGCTGATGACGACGAAAAAGATAAAGGATTTTCTGGAACTGGTAGAACGCAAAAAGCCAATCCAAAATCAAATACACCAGTGTTAGATAATTTTGGCAGAGATATTACTCGATTAGCAGAAGAAGGTAAACTCGACCCAATTGTTGGTAGAGAAAACGAAATAGAAAGAGTATCTCAAATTCTATCAAGAAGAAAGAAAAACAATCCAATTTTAATTGGAGAACCTGGTGTTGGTAAAACAGCCATTGTAGAAGGTTTAGCACTTCGTATTATTCAACGAAGAGTATCTAGAGTTTTATTCAATAAAAGAGTAGTGTCTTTAGATTTAGCTGCTTTGGTTGCTGGAACTAAATATAGAGGTCAGTTTGAAGAAAGAATGAAAGCCATTATGACAGAATTAGAGAAAAGCAGAGATGTCATTTTGTTCATCGATGAAATTCATACTATTGTAGGTGCTGGTGGTGCAACTGGTTCTCTAGATGCCTCTAATATTTTTAAACCAGCGTTGGCTCGTGGTGAGTTACAATGTATTGGTGCTTCTACGCTAGATGAATATCGCCAACACATAGAAAAAGATGGTGCTTTAGATAGAAGATTTCAAAAGGTAATCGTCGATCCACCTTCACCAGAAGAAACTGTAATCATCTTAAATAACTTAAAAGATAAATACGAAGAATATCACAATGTATCTTATTCAGAAGCTGCTATTAATGCATGTGTTTCTTTAAGTACAAGATATATTACCGATAGATTTTTGCCAGATAAAGCCATCGATTTAATGGACGAAGTTGGTGCAAGAGTACACCTTAAAAATATTTTTGTTCCAGAAAATATTACCAAACTAGAAGAAGAAATCGAAGTAGTAAAAGAGCAAAAAAATCAGGTAGTAAAAACACAGAAATATGAAGAAGCTGCTGAGTTGCGTGATAAAGAGAAAACGCTGAAGGAACAATTAGAACAAGCAAAACATGAGTGGGAAGAAGATGCTAAAACCAAACGCTATCCTGTTGATGAAGAAAATATTGCAGAAGTGGTAGCAATGGTTACTGGTATTCCTGTAAGCAGAGTTGCCGAAACCGAAAGCAAACGCTTAACGCACATGGCAGATGATTTGAAAAAACAAGTGATTGGTCAAGATGAAGCTGTTGCTAAAATTACTAAAGCTATTCAACGAAATAGAGTCGGATTAAAAGATCCTAAAAAACCAATTGGTTCATTTATTTTCTTAGGACCAACTGGTGTAGGTAAAACCGAATTAGCTAGAACTTTAGCTCGTTATATGTTCGATACAGAAGATGCATTGATTAGAATTGACATGAGTGAGTACATGGAGAAATTCTCTATCTCTCGTTTAATTGGTGCACCTCCAGGATATATTGGCTACGAAGAAGGTGGACAGTTAACAGAGAAAGTGCGTAGAAAACCATATTCTGTTATCTTGTTAGATGAGATTGAAAAAGCACATCCAGATGTATATAATATTTTATTACAAGTATTAGATGATGGTCAGTTAACTGATGGTCTTGGCAGAAAAGTTGATTTCAAAAATTCTGTTATTATCATGACTTCTAACATAGGTGTTCGTCAACTAAAAGATTTTGGAACTGGTGTAGGATTTAATACTAATGCTATTAAAGACAACTTCGACAATATTAGCAGAGGCGTTATTCAAAAAGCATTACAAAAAACATTTTCGCCAGAGTTTTTAAATCGTATAGATGATGTAGTAGTATTCAACAGCTTAGGCAAAGAACAAATACATCAAATCATAGACATTGTGTTAAGTGGTGTTTACAAACGATTAGAAACTTTAGGTTATGCTATTGAGTTAACAACTGCTGCTAAAGATTTTGTAGCAGAAAAAGGATATGATCCACAGTTTGGAGCAAGACCATTACATAGAGCAATACAAAAGTATGTAGAAGATCCATTAGCAGAAGAAATCTTAAATGCAAACATTAGCGAAGGCGATACTATTGTAGTAGATACCAATGCTGATGATAAAGAGAAGTTGAGCTTTAGTGTAAAAACAAAACGCAAAAAAGCCAACAAAGAATAA
- a CDS encoding dipeptidase, giving the protein MQFIQSEINSNKERYIQELCNWLKIPSISADTKYKDDVIHAAEFLKAAFQKIGMDEVKLLATKGYPVVYAEKIIDANLPTVLVYGHYDVQPPDPIDLWTSPPFEPVVKTTALHPQGAIFARGACDDKGQVYMHVKALEIMLKNNYTPCNIKVIIEGEEEVGSAHLEDFLIEYKQKLACDVILVSDTGIIDNNTPSICNGLRGLCYMEVELTGPNRDLHSGIYGGGVDNPINRLAQLIGTLRDENGKITIAGFYDDVVELTTEERQALAQTPFSEQEFKESIDIKAAPVEKGYTLQEQLTIRPTLDVNGIWGGYTGEGAKTVIASKANAKISMRLVPNQSSKKIADLFTKHFESITPNTVTVKVTEHHGGEPVVIPIDTNEYKAAELAMEQSFGKKPVPQRNGASIPIVALFEQVLGVKTVLMGFGLDSDAIHSPNEHFGVFNFLKGIETIPYFYHYYAQLKQA; this is encoded by the coding sequence ATGCAGTTTATACAATCTGAAATTAATAGCAATAAAGAAAGATACATTCAAGAGCTTTGCAATTGGCTTAAAATTCCATCAATAAGTGCCGATACTAAATATAAAGATGATGTAATTCATGCTGCTGAATTTTTAAAAGCAGCGTTTCAAAAAATTGGCATGGATGAGGTAAAATTATTAGCAACCAAAGGTTATCCAGTAGTCTACGCAGAGAAAATAATTGATGCTAATTTACCTACTGTTTTGGTGTACGGACACTATGATGTGCAACCACCAGACCCAATTGATTTATGGACATCACCACCTTTTGAGCCAGTAGTAAAAACTACTGCTTTACATCCACAAGGTGCTATTTTTGCTCGTGGTGCTTGTGATGATAAAGGTCAAGTATATATGCATGTTAAAGCATTAGAAATCATGCTAAAAAATAATTACACACCATGTAATATCAAAGTAATTATTGAAGGCGAGGAAGAAGTCGGCTCTGCTCACTTAGAAGATTTTTTAATTGAATACAAGCAAAAATTAGCTTGCGATGTTATCTTGGTTTCAGATACTGGAATAATAGACAATAACACACCTTCTATTTGTAATGGTTTGCGTGGTTTATGTTATATGGAAGTAGAATTAACTGGACCAAACAGAGATTTACATTCTGGAATTTATGGTGGTGGCGTTGATAATCCAATCAACAGATTAGCACAATTAATTGGTACGCTTAGAGATGAAAATGGTAAAATTACTATTGCTGGATTTTATGATGATGTAGTAGAATTAACTACAGAAGAAAGACAAGCATTAGCCCAAACGCCTTTTAGCGAACAAGAATTTAAAGAGAGCATAGACATTAAAGCTGCTCCTGTAGAAAAAGGATATACGCTACAAGAACAACTTACCATTCGTCCTACTTTAGATGTCAACGGAATTTGGGGTGGTTATACTGGCGAAGGTGCTAAAACAGTAATTGCTTCTAAAGCAAATGCAAAAATTTCCATGCGATTAGTACCGAATCAATCGTCTAAAAAAATTGCAGACTTGTTTACTAAACACTTTGAAAGCATTACACCAAATACCGTAACTGTAAAAGTCACCGAACATCATGGTGGTGAACCTGTTGTTATTCCTATTGATACCAACGAGTATAAAGCTGCTGAATTGGCAATGGAACAGTCTTTTGGTAAAAAACCAGTTCCACAAAGAAACGGAGCTAGTATTCCAATCGTAGCATTGTTTGAACAAGTATTGGGTGTAAAAACAGTACTCATGGGTTTTGGCTTGGATAGTGATGCCATTCATTCGCCAAATGAACATTTTGGTGTATTCAACTTTTTAAAAGGCATTGAAACCATTCCGTATTTTTATCATTATTATGCTCAATTAAAACAAGCTTGA
- a CDS encoding DNA primase: MISRDSIRQIIEAARIEEVVADFVPLKKAGSVLKGNCPFHMEKTPSFVVNPNKNIFKCFGCGKGGDAVKFVMEHEKFTYPEALRFLAQKFNITIVETESSEQDKQAAQEQESIYIVLNYAKKFFQEQLFDTEQGKNIGLSYFKERGFLESTIKSFDLGYAPDSYDAFYNQAIANGHQKERLINAGLIKEKNEKCYDFFRDRVMFPIHNVSGKVIAFGGRILKQNEKAPKYINTPETEVYHKSHIVYGIYQAKNEIRQQEVCYLVEGYTDVISLHQAGIKNVVASSGTALTKEQVLLIKRFTQNITILYDGDNAGIKAALRGLDIVLEQGLNVHLVLLPNGEDPDSFVQTNGLDKTLDYINQNKKDFIFFKSSLLMKEAGNDPIKKSEVIKDIVESIAKIDDNIKRQLYIKECANIVEVTENVLVNETNKIRTSSFKKARQINESEQQSINNYVEIEEDHEQNASQIPKLYYQEKDILRLLVEFADEVYDKEHNVGEHILSELTEVAFKNSMFDKVVQYYIKGYEDGHSFKALNDIAIIDDEDIKQVIVELQSSQYELSENWLKMHDIIVRESNRTYITDVDSVMNRFRFYKLMEAMQVLDQRIKTADENKQVEELYGIQIKKMEYISLKIDLSKKIGTITHPF, translated from the coding sequence TTGATAAGTAGAGATTCCATACGACAAATTATTGAAGCTGCTCGAATCGAAGAAGTGGTAGCAGACTTTGTGCCTTTAAAAAAAGCTGGTTCAGTACTCAAAGGCAATTGTCCTTTTCACATGGAGAAAACACCTTCGTTTGTAGTTAATCCAAATAAAAATATATTTAAGTGTTTTGGTTGTGGTAAAGGTGGCGATGCTGTTAAATTTGTAATGGAACACGAAAAATTTACCTATCCAGAAGCATTGCGATTCCTAGCACAGAAATTCAATATTACTATTGTAGAAACCGAATCTTCTGAACAAGATAAACAAGCAGCTCAAGAGCAAGAAAGTATTTATATTGTACTGAATTATGCTAAGAAATTTTTTCAGGAGCAATTGTTTGATACCGAACAAGGTAAAAATATTGGTTTGTCGTATTTTAAAGAAAGAGGTTTTTTAGAATCGACGATTAAGTCATTCGATTTAGGTTATGCACCAGATAGTTATGATGCATTTTATAATCAAGCAATTGCAAATGGTCATCAAAAAGAACGATTAATCAATGCTGGATTAATCAAAGAAAAAAATGAAAAGTGCTACGATTTTTTTAGAGATAGAGTGATGTTTCCTATTCACAATGTATCTGGAAAAGTCATTGCTTTTGGTGGAAGAATTTTAAAGCAAAATGAAAAAGCACCGAAATACATCAACACACCAGAAACCGAAGTCTATCATAAAAGTCATATTGTTTATGGTATCTATCAAGCAAAAAATGAAATCAGACAACAAGAAGTATGTTATTTGGTAGAAGGTTATACTGATGTGATTTCGCTACATCAAGCAGGCATTAAAAATGTAGTGGCATCAAGTGGAACTGCTTTAACAAAAGAACAAGTACTACTCATTAAACGCTTTACGCAAAACATTACTATTTTATACGATGGTGATAATGCTGGTATCAAAGCAGCTTTGCGTGGATTAGATATTGTACTAGAACAAGGTTTAAATGTGCATTTGGTTTTGTTACCTAATGGCGAAGATCCAGATTCTTTTGTTCAAACAAATGGCTTAGACAAAACTTTAGACTACATCAATCAAAATAAAAAAGATTTTATATTTTTTAAATCTTCTTTGTTGATGAAAGAAGCTGGTAATGATCCTATAAAAAAATCGGAAGTCATAAAAGATATTGTTGAAAGTATTGCTAAAATCGACGACAATATAAAACGACAATTATATATAAAAGAGTGTGCTAATATTGTTGAAGTTACCGAAAATGTATTAGTTAATGAAACCAATAAGATAAGAACTTCTTCCTTTAAAAAAGCAAGACAAATTAATGAGAGCGAACAACAATCCATTAATAATTATGTTGAAATTGAAGAAGACCACGAACAAAATGCATCTCAGATTCCGAAACTCTATTATCAAGAAAAAGATATATTAAGATTGTTAGTTGAATTTGCAGATGAAGTATATGATAAAGAACATAATGTTGGAGAACATATATTAAGTGAATTAACAGAAGTCGCTTTCAAAAATTCTATGTTCGATAAAGTAGTTCAATATTATATCAAAGGTTATGAAGATGGACATTCGTTTAAAGCATTGAATGACATTGCTATTATTGATGATGAAGACATTAAACAAGTTATTGTAGAATTACAATCATCGCAATATGAGTTAAGTGAGAATTGGTTAAAAATGCACGATATCATCGTTCGAGAATCAAATAGAACATATATTACAGATGTAGATTCGGTGATGAATCGTTTTCGTTTTTATAAATTGATGGAAGCCATGCAAGTCTTAGACCAAAGAATAAAAACAGCAGATGAAAACAAGCAAGTAGAAGAGTTGTATGGTATTCAAATAAAAAAGATGGAATACATTTCACTTAAAATTGACCTAAGTAAAAAAATAGGCACGATTACACATCCTTTTTAA
- a CDS encoding IS1634 family transposase: MSFLRIEKKSSGTYLRILESYRNDEGKSKHKILHTLGKVEDYKPAQLRAIGIQLFELGGGEVKALLTGDLLELGRYNYGYQYLYQKVLQHYGLQDVFRRIASKNKLQFNFSDAVLLMLLERLQDPCSKHQNYLHQSEYLNLPTVSLHHLYRTLDKLADNQSLIQQQIFQTGRDLFNQKLDVVFYDVTTLYFESEVEQQGKLRQKGFSKDGKIGNTQILFCMLIDTDKNPIGYQIFEGNTYEGHTFEKALIDLKKQYQIEKIIMVADRGMLSKHNIEITKNNGYEFILGERIKSLPKTLQTELTDLASFTKQWIYHDTTGEAIVITYKTVEHDGKTIIVTHSQKRAKKDKQDREDKEATAKILLKNTALITKKASRFYIQQNPKGSYELNEQKLINDAKYDGILAISTNNKTLTATQVLEQYKQLYKIEHTFRTFKAHLEIRPMFHWTDKRIKGHICLCYIAYTLLNYTLQRTNKSGLKLTENTLRTTLNKMQVSLLQHNKEQIYVRSRPTENEIALQRAIGLMPLQPIIPKDKLTL; encoded by the coding sequence ATGTCATTTTTGCGGATAGAGAAAAAATCATCAGGCACGTATTTGCGTATCTTAGAAAGCTATCGAAATGATGAGGGCAAATCAAAGCACAAAATATTACACACACTTGGCAAAGTAGAAGATTATAAACCAGCCCAATTGCGAGCCATCGGTATCCAATTATTTGAGTTAGGTGGTGGCGAAGTAAAGGCATTGCTAACTGGCGATTTGTTAGAATTAGGCAGATACAATTATGGCTATCAATACCTCTACCAAAAAGTATTACAGCATTATGGTTTGCAAGATGTGTTTCGCAGAATAGCCTCAAAAAACAAACTACAATTTAATTTTTCGGATGCTGTTTTGTTGATGCTTTTAGAGCGATTACAAGATCCGTGTAGTAAACATCAAAATTATCTACATCAGTCGGAATATCTTAATTTGCCTACTGTTTCGCTACATCACTTGTATCGAACTTTAGATAAATTAGCCGACAATCAATCGCTCATTCAACAACAAATTTTCCAAACAGGCAGAGATTTATTTAATCAAAAATTGGATGTTGTATTTTATGATGTAACCACTTTGTATTTTGAAAGTGAAGTAGAACAACAAGGCAAACTTAGGCAAAAAGGATTTAGTAAAGATGGCAAAATAGGAAACACACAAATCTTGTTTTGTATGCTCATAGATACTGATAAAAATCCGATTGGTTATCAAATTTTTGAAGGCAATACCTACGAAGGACATACTTTTGAAAAAGCATTAATCGATTTAAAAAAACAATATCAAATAGAAAAAATAATTATGGTAGCAGATAGAGGTATGTTATCGAAACATAACATCGAAATTACCAAAAACAATGGCTACGAATTTATACTTGGCGAACGCATCAAAAGTTTACCTAAAACATTACAAACCGAGCTTACCGATTTAGCTTCTTTTACCAAACAATGGATATACCATGATACAACTGGCGAAGCCATTGTAATTACATATAAAACCGTAGAACACGATGGTAAAACAATCATCGTAACACACAGCCAAAAACGAGCAAAAAAAGACAAACAAGATAGAGAAGACAAAGAAGCTACAGCTAAAATACTATTAAAAAATACAGCTCTAATTACCAAAAAAGCAAGTAGGTTTTATATACAACAAAACCCAAAAGGCAGCTATGAACTGAATGAACAAAAACTAATAAACGATGCAAAGTACGATGGCATTTTGGCTATTAGCACCAACAACAAAACCCTTACAGCAACACAAGTATTAGAACAATACAAACAACTTTATAAAATAGAACACACCTTTAGAACCTTTAAAGCACACTTAGAAATAAGACCCATGTTTCATTGGACAGACAAACGAATTAAAGGACATATTTGTTTATGCTATATCGCTTATACACTATTAAACTACACACTACAAAGAACCAATAAAAGCGGACTAAAACTCACAGAGAATACGCTAAGAACTACGCTAAATAAAATGCAAGTAAGCTTGTTACAACACAATAAAGAGCAAATCTATGTACGTTCAAGACCAACAGAAAACGAAATTGCACTTCAAAGAGCAATAGGTTTAATGCCATTACAACCCATCATTCCAAAAGACAAACTAACACTATAA
- a CDS encoding energy transducer TonB yields MSGKKGKNDFIKKHEYPGGKQAFQQFLKENLKYPKAALENKIEGHVLVAYSVDFNGKVTSAKVLKGIGYGCDEEALRVVLLLQFAPQNNHGVKISSRHKIKIPFKLMAVENTIQYNYTTSTATKKNEANKTNKSYSYTVKINK; encoded by the coding sequence ATGAGTGGAAAGAAAGGAAAAAATGATTTTATAAAAAAACACGAGTATCCTGGTGGAAAGCAAGCGTTTCAGCAGTTTTTAAAAGAAAATTTAAAATATCCGAAAGCGGCACTAGAAAATAAAATTGAAGGACATGTTTTGGTAGCGTATAGTGTAGACTTTAATGGAAAAGTAACTAGTGCAAAAGTATTAAAAGGCATTGGTTATGGTTGTGATGAAGAAGCTTTGAGAGTTGTACTTTTATTACAGTTTGCACCACAAAATAATCATGGTGTTAAAATATCATCTAGACATAAAATAAAAATTCCATTTAAATTAATGGCTGTTGAAAATACAATACAGTACAATTATACTACGAGTACTGCTACTAAAAAAAATGAAGCAAATAAAACGAATAAGAGTTATAGTTATACTGTAAAAATAAACAAATAA
- a CDS encoding YebC/PmpR family DNA-binding transcriptional regulator: MGRAFEYRKATKFARWDKMAKAFTRAGREIAIAVKAGGDIPENNPMLRRAIQNAKAAQMPKDRIEAAIKRAANKDEKAFEEVVYEAMGPHAIAIVIETATDNPTRTVANLRAILKKANGSMGTQGMHDFIFDRKGVFTIVSNNIDIEELELDLIDFGLDKLEKNEDDDIVIYTAFQDFGSMQKALEEKGFEVKKSELQRIPTHTMTLTEEQVDEVLELIDKLEQDDDVQTVFHNLE, encoded by the coding sequence ATGGGAAGAGCGTTTGAATATAGAAAAGCTACCAAATTTGCAAGATGGGATAAAATGGCAAAAGCGTTTACTAGAGCTGGTAGAGAAATTGCAATAGCTGTAAAAGCTGGCGGAGATATTCCTGAGAACAATCCAATGCTAAGAAGAGCTATACAAAACGCCAAAGCTGCTCAAATGCCAAAAGATAGAATTGAAGCAGCTATAAAAAGAGCAGCCAACAAAGATGAAAAAGCATTTGAAGAAGTAGTTTACGAAGCAATGGGACCACATGCAATTGCCATAGTTATTGAAACAGCTACCGATAATCCTACAAGAACAGTTGCCAATTTAAGAGCAATACTAAAAAAAGCCAATGGTTCTATGGGAACGCAAGGTATGCACGATTTTATTTTTGATAGAAAAGGCGTTTTTACTATTGTAAGTAATAATATAGATATTGAAGAGCTAGAATTAGATTTAATTGACTTTGGATTAGATAAGCTAGAAAAAAATGAAGACGACGATATTGTAATTTATACTGCTTTTCAAGATTTTGGTAGCATGCAAAAAGCACTGGAAGAAAAAGGATTTGAAGTTAAAAAATCGGAGTTACAAAGAATACCAACACATACTATGACATTAACTGAAGAACAAGTAGACGAAGTATTAGAGCTAATCGACAAGCTAGAACAAGATGACGATGTTCAGACAGTTTTTCATAACTTAGAATAA